From the Lolium rigidum isolate FL_2022 chromosome 2, APGP_CSIRO_Lrig_0.1, whole genome shotgun sequence genome, one window contains:
- the LOC124687111 gene encoding mavicyanin-like codes for MAAAMKITLLALAAMAILSTASATTYNVGEPAGEWGFGINYGSWASSKQFIPGDSVVFKYSPQAHDVLEVSKADYDSCSAASPMTTLKTGNDVVALPATGTRYFICGFAGHCTAGMKVAIDVVSASSPSTPSSPAPASGPSASNSPLPPSPSAATSVRVTAGLGLVVLLAGLLA; via the coding sequence ATGGCTGCTGCCATGAAAATCACCCTCCTTGCCCTGGCGGCCATGGCCATCTTGAGCACCGCGTCAGCGACGACATACAACGTTGGCGAGCCGGCCGGCGAGTGGGGCTTCGGCATCAACTACGGCAGCTGGGCGTCCTCCAAGCAGTTCATCCCCGGTGACAGTGTCGTCTTCAAGTACTCACCGCAGGCGCATGACGTGCTTGAGGTCAGCAAGGCCGACTACGACTCCTGCAGCGCAGCAAGCCCAATGACCACCCTCAAAACCGGCAACGACGTCGTCGCACTCCCCGCCACCGGCACCCGCTACTTCATCTGCGGTTTCGCTGGCCACTGCACCGCCGGCATGAAGGTCGCCATCGACGTCGTGTCAGCCTCCTCCCCatcgacgccgtcgtcgcccgcaCCAGCCAGCGGTCCCAGCGCCAGCAACTctcccctgccgccgtcgccctccgCTGCTACGTCGGTTAGGGTCACAGCAGGCCTTGGCCTCGTGGTCCTGCTTGCCGGTCTTCTGGCTTGA